The DNA sequence GAGTTCTAACAAATCTAGAACTGATGCTTTGATGCAGAAGCTTACTTAAAAGAAGCGTCCTATCTATTTTAtcataacatttttcaaaatcaatgaAGATGCAGTAAAGTTTTTTGCGATCACTTAATACCTTTGAAATTAGCGaatgtaatatgaaaatacaATCCACCGTTGACTTGCTTTTCTGAAACCCAAATTGGTTCGGATTGATTTTGTCGTATTTGACAGACCATTTCGTAAGGCGGTTTAGCAAAATTTGAGAATAAATTTTTCCTAAGATATTAATAAGGGCTATTCCTCTGTAGTTTTTCGGGTCATCAGCATTTCCACTTTTAAAAACAGGAACAATTATGCCTTCACCCCAAGATTTTGGATATTCAGCATTCATAAACATCttgttaaacaatttaagcaGAAAAGGGCTTATCAGATCAAAAGAACACTTAAATAATTCCGCAATTAACTGATCGAGCCCAGGGCTTTTTGCATTATTTTGGGAAAAGACAGCGTCCTTTAATTCTAACGGAGAAATTTCTACGTCTAATTCTTCATCATATTGGTCGTGTAtatctaaattttgtaaattggCATTTAGACCCCCGAACAAAGTCTGAAAGTGATTGCTAAGATCGTTCAAATTTAAATGATCTGACTGTATATTctgctttttgtattgtttctttatatGTTTCCAGAATTGTTTAGGTTTAGATTTAGCGATATCCGCGATTTTCTTTCCCTCATCAATTTGATACTTTTTCATTTCGCGGAATTTAACTTTATTGTACACTTTCCTTGAGTCAAAGTAATTCTGTCGGAATtgtgcattatttttatttttcaaaaatttgtttcgTGCGCTCGAAAATTTTTTTCTCGCTTCATAACATTTAGCATTAAACCATTTCTTTTTCTCGTAATTAAGATGCTTTCTTACGTTATTtgaattctgtttatttaatcTGCCAAACACTGAAAATGCAGTGTCTTGTATTAAAGTAGTGAATTGCCCTACGGAGTTATCAATactgttattttcaatattttcacttAACAATTGAAGCGTGTATTGTTGCTCGGCTAGACGATCAATAAATACTTGACCTTTAGTCTCGTCCCAGACAATACGCATTTCCTCGTGCGCATTATCTGTAGGTAAACACTGTGTAGGTGAAATATCAAGAACTACTTTTACAGGTGTATGGTCTGAAAATTCATTCAGCGGAAGGATTTCAAAGTCAGAAATGATATCAATGTCGTTAATATTTAAGATGAAATAATCAACAACACTATTTCCGTTTCTACTGTGAAAAGTAAAATCTCCTATATTCGCATCTTTAATCTACCGTTAGCGATAATCATGTTCGTAGATTTACATAAATTCAGTAACCTTGTACCGTTGAAATCTGTCACGTGATCTTTACTTACGCGCGGTGAAATGTGGGTCAAGTTTAACAGCTGATCGCTATCAATATACctgtcaaaatgtaaataatcAACCTGATTCGAAGTACGGTTATTAAAATCGCCATTTAAAAAGACCTTgcctttattttgatatttttcaataccTGTCtcaataatatcaaaaatatctaTTTCCTGCCTATTTAATACTTTTGAATTTTGTGGCGGAATATATACActgcaaataaaaatatcatctgTCAAATGGAAATGTGACTTAAGTATTTTTATCCATACAACGCCACATGCAAGTTTTTCCACAATCTTAATTTTGTTTCTCAAAAAATGCTTAAAGTATACTGAAATACCACCGCTGTAACGGCCTTTCCTAACGTTCTGTGACTTATTTCCatataaatgttcactatcaaaaccttttatttctacatttaaactAGTTTTCTTTGATAACCATGTTTCTGATGCAATAAATATGTCATGATTATACACTATATCCAAAAAGTCAGGATCACATAATTGTCTGCTCAGTCCATTTACGTTCCAGGAGAGAAATTTTAATTGCTTCCCTCGACTTCCCTAATAATTTTGCGTAGTGGCATTCTTTCCAACATATAACTGACCGTTAAATGTACAGTTTTTTTCCcgacaaattttgtatcatttcctTTTTCTGCTTCGGCATTTTTTTACTGAGTAAAGCTCCTTTCTTGCATCTCGCACCTGTTTAGGTTGTTGTATACCGACTCCTACTTTTCGCTCTTTCAGCTGCTCACGCTTATCGAATCCAGCTTTACGGACCTTTTCCCGCTCCGAAAAATAATGGAATTTTACCACAATAGGCCGTGGTTTCTTTGCGGTATTATTTCCAATTCTGTGGGCACGATCAAATGTCATATTTGATGCATCAATTTCAAGATTATCCTGACAGAAAACTTTTACTTTTCAGAACAGTCTTCTTCACTATCCTCCTTTAGTCCGTAAAACATCAAATTTTCCCGCATTGATCGGGCCTCAAGATCATTCAGTTTATCGTCCATTTTTTCTCGCTCGGTTTCATGCTGCTTCACACTTGTTTCTAAATTTCTACAAGCTTTATGAAGAGTGTGAATTTCTTTTTTAGCTTCTTTCAGCTCATTTTTCTGTAACTCTGCTTCAGAATTTATAAATGAACATGACTGCTCTACCGCATCAACCCGGGTCTCTATTGTATTCAGTTTAACTTCAATTTCCGACACTTTTGCACTTATTCTATTTActgttttttcaatgttttccattTTGGGTAGGGACTGCTTCAATGACTTCATATCTTGGATAAGTTCATTGGCCCATGGGGGTGGGATGCTTGGTGGGACACTTGGCACCTGCTGGCACATCTGCCCTTGAGGAGTTTGAGGAATATAAGCAAAAGGCTGTCCAAAATTCATAATCGGTGATGTCATTCCCTGAGACATAATTGCATTATAGTCATAATACGTACTGTTTTGTTGATCAATGTTTGTGCGTTTGTTTACATTCTTCGTCGCTCCATTTACTGAACCGGTTTGACAAGTTTCATTGTCCGATAACAATGGCGAATTTGCCTTACGctttgcatttttctgttgtttattttgtttctgttcttttttacttgaaattttcgGTGGCATCGACAATGTCTATCTACAACATTTACAGTCACTTTAATCcacaattttttataaaaacacaaaatttatgaCTTTTTTCCACAAgcagtatggtatgcaaatattgaactcagttgaaatctgttttatcatatatatatgctatataatgactgaatctcattacactgacaTCATTActttcgctgggcctacgattgattagttagactggaaacagtcataactacgcagcgcagcgtaaacaaataaaaatgaataaaacaaaacaaaacactgaaatgaaggtacgctgcatacagtttatctatgtaatatgactacggtcaaactttgcttatgaaacagaaatattgaaataattacaattgtatgttttgcttgaccttcacatttttattggtgtgacgtcattgtccaaagattcatgaatagcgaatgtCGCAGACTTAGcgattgtataaaatatattgtttaaattttccGGCGGACCCTATTCTTTTATTTAAGTTCTCCGTCGGCACTTATATTCGTGGATTACATTTAAcatgtatttcatgtttttcatgcctttcttttgtttttaagtaGTATTCTTGGCGGGAAAGCCTTATATAAATAGAATGACTTGTGTCGACTAAAAAGGACTCGAAATAAGTTTGATGTAATTACGGAAGGTTGTgttcatgataaaataaataggtaaaaattaaatgaaataactttgATAATAAGGTTTTGCTTTTATTGTATATCCAATGTGTGGATAAATaaggtataataaaaaataaaatcaggatATCCACGACATTGTTTGGCGCCGGAACCCGGGAACACAACTAATAAGGAGTTGGAAAAAAGGAATTGGAAATAAACATGACAACTGCTGCATATGCCAAAGGTGTTCGGACTAGATATAGGAACACTCTTACAGAAGAGATAACAAAAGGTAATTACTTTATCAAATCTGACATTGATGATAAAGATTTACtaatttcaaatattgaaaaatgcatTGAGAAACTGAAGTTGTACATTGACAAACTTGAGATACAATCAGAGAAATTAGCTTCTGTATTATCCGAGTTAGAACCGGAAGACACAGAACAAATACAAAAGATTGTAGATGAAGATGAAGATTTACGTTCAGTGGCAATTGATTGTCAATTAGATCTTAAGAATTTAAAAGACAAACTCCTGACAGAAGAGAAGAAACCAAGCCCTTCTTCTGAATATAAAGAAATGATTGAAATGCAAGAGCAGTTTCAAAAGCTTGtggtaaaacaaatgaaacaacaacaaGCTTTTTAAGAACGACAAGAAAGTAAAGAAAACGATAAAGCAATGACAGTGAAATTACCAAAGTTAGATATGTGCTCCTTCAACGGAGATAAGTTGAGATGGCACGAATTCTGGGACACATTCAATACATCAGTgcatagtaataaaaatatctCCGATATTCAGAAGTTCAATTACTTACGAGGTAAATTATACGGAGAAGCGAAGAGTACCATATCTGGTTTGGAACTTTCTGGCGATAATTATTGTATTTCTGTAAAGTTACTCTCTGAACGTTATGGAAACGAACAGGAGTTGATCGATTTACACTACAACAAAATTATCAACATTCAAAGTGCATACAATAGTGTGCAAAGTTTGAGAACGTTTCTTGATACCATGGAAAGGTATCTCCGAAGTTTAGAGGTGTTACATCAAGACATTAATCAAGATGTGTTTATTGCAATGATTAGAGCAAAACTTCCAGAGAACGTGCTCGTACAACTAGAAATGTTGAACGGAGCAAACAATAAGTGGACATTGCAATCACTCCGTGGGAGACTAAAAGACTATATTGTTGCTCGTGAGAGAGCCGAAAAGAAACCTAACACGAATGAAAACAAACCAAAGGTAAACACTGGGGCTCGAGAAACACTGGTGTTGGATATAAGAAAGACGTCTATGGACCAACGTCAAGTTTCGGTCCAAGGAGAGGCATACAAGGAGAACAAAGAAGATTTACATCTGGTGAAGCTTTAGTGGCTAATAATGCTAGCAAACAACGTCCTTCTAATTCAGCTAGTAAAGACTATTCTACACTCTGTAGATATTGTGGAAGAGGACATTGGAGCGATGAATGTCCAAAGTATCGGTCGATTGAACAGAGAAAGGGGGTATTAAAGGACAGTTGTTACAAATGCCTAAAAATTGGACACAAGTCAAGTGACTGTACAAGAGGCAAGGTATGTGTTTATTGTAGTGAAAGAAACAGTCATCACAGAAGTTTGTGTCACACCAAATTTAAAATATCGAACTCTAGCACACATATATCAGGGGAAGTAAATAACGAGCAAGTATATGATTGTGATTCACCCGGAACTCCATCGGAGAATGGAAGTTCGCCGGAGAATGTATTAGTTTCATCTGGAGAAATGATACTTATGCAGACTGTTAAAACTAAAGTAAATAACTGTCAAAGTGACAAATCAGAAAATGTCCGAATACTGCTTGATTCGGGATCTCAACGTTCATATGTATCAGAATCATTAGCGAAACGACTTGGCTTAAAGACAGAAGGTACCGAAGAAATCCATGTAATGACTTTCGGTAGTGGTAGATCAAAGAGTGTGAAAACAAAGATCTCATCTTTGCAAATACAGTTGAGAAATGGAGAACATATGAGCATGTCTGTGAACATTGTACCTATTATTAGCGGGTTTATTCAAAGAAAACCTGTTGGACAGTTGTCAGAGAACGCAAACCATATACTCCAATCTGTAGACTTAGCTGATACAGTTGCAAATGGAAACGGATCTTGTGAAATCGAGATGCTACTAGGCAACGACTACTACTTAGATATCGTGTTGTGTCAGAAACTCGAGATTCAACCGGGACTTTATTTACTCAGCTCCAAGTGCGGGTGGATACTAACCGGAAGAACTCAAAAAGTTGACGAAGACAGTTATGATGTCAATATGCTGATCTTGACACATTGTAGTTCTTTGGCGAAGACATGTGCGTTCACAGGTGTTGATAATTTATTGCCCGTTAAACCAAACTTAGAAGACTTCTGGAAAGTGGAGTCGATTGGTGTAATGGACAACCCAGAGATGTCTAACGATGAAAGGGCTATGAAAAACTTTAGAAACACCTTGAAGTTTTCTCAAGGTATATATCAAGTAACATGGCCCTGGAAGGACGAAGAGCCACTTCTACCGATTAATCGCGAATTAGCCTATGGTAGACTTAAATCTACTATTTCAAAATTGCAAAAGAAACCAGAACTCATGAAAATGTATGGTGATGTGATCGACGAACAACTTAAGAAAGGGATAATTGAAGAGGTTGATAAAAGTACTACAAGAGCATAAATTACAGACAAAACAATCTCAAAATCAAACCGTTAACAGCATGTGTGTGAATTCTGATGCAGGACCTTTCGgaattgatattgaaaaatattcatcAATTACAAAAGTGTTGAGAGTGACAGCCTATGCTTCTAGATTTGTAAAGAACATTCTTGGCAGATCTAATAAAACATGTGGTAATCTAACAAGTGAAGAAATAAAAGATGCAGAGACAACGTGGCTGAGGTgcattcaaagaaaatatttttcagacaCTATAAATGCAACATTAGCTAAAAAACCCAACAACCTATAACGTCAACTAGGATTATTTGTTGACGATAGTGGACTTTTAAGATTCCGAGGTCGACTTGAACATTCGGATCTCACATTTGGTGCTAGATATCCAATATTACTTCAAAAAGGTGATACGTTTACAAAACTGCAGATACGGAAAACACATGTAGAATTGTTACACAGTGGTGTTTCTCAGACTCTCAGCAAAATAAGGTACAACTATTGGATTGTCAGAGGTCGTGCCACAGTGAAATCAGTAATCAAAAAGTGTTACGTGTGCCGCCGCGTAGAAGGCGGGCCATACAAGATGCCGTTAATGCCATCTATACCAAAGTCATGCGTCTCAGAATCTGCTCCATTTACTCGAACAGGTCTTGACTACTTAGGTCCGTTATTTATCAAGACGCAAAATGGTCCAAAAAAGATATGGGTATGTTTATTTACCTGTTTAGTAACCAGAGCGGTTCACTTGGAGATAGCTGAAGATATGACTACAGGCGAATTCCTAATGGCATTCAGAAGATTTATTTCACAGAGAGGATCACCAGACATTGTGATAAGTGATAATGCGTTACAGTTTAAAGCTGCAAACAAAACGCTAGAAAATGTTCTTCGAAACGTAGTACATTCCGAAGATGTTCAGAATTATGCtgcaaatgcaaatataaaatggaactttatcgTTGAAGTTTCACCCTGGATGGGAGGGTACTACGAGCGATTGGTCGGACTGGTAAAACGAACTCTCCGGAAAACAGTCGGTCGTACTCTAGTTACAAACATGCAAAtgcaaacatttttgaaagaaaCAGAGGCTGTATTGAATTCTCGACCCATCGTGTACGTCGAAGAAGATATAGATTCGTGCATAGCAATCACGCCTAGACATTTTCTGTCGTTAAACAGAAATCTTGGTCTTCCAGAAACGGTCAAAAGAAACAAAAGTGACGAAGAATACTTGCCTTTTGAAAGTTCGGAGAAAGAAATTTTGAAGTTGTGGAAGAAAGATCATAGACTTCTAGATTCCTTTTGGCAACTGTGGCGTAATGTGTATCTCCTGAGTTTGAGAGAAAGAActcaatcaaaattaaaatctgGAAAAGTGCTGTCAGCAGAAATACCTTTTATCGGTGAGGTCGTCCTTATAAAGGAAGATTTACCCCGCGGATGTTGGAAATACGGAAAAATAATTGACTTGCCAAAGAGTTTTGACGGAAAAATTAGATCAGCAAAAGTGATGGTGTCGTCAGGTCGAATCGTTAATCGACCTTTGAATTTATTATTTCCACTAGAAACTGCAcaacatacaaacaaaacaacagcaGGCATTGAAACTCCTACGGGTCATGATAATCTACAGTCATTAAATAGCTCCGCAAGAAAATCGGAGCGAAATGCCGCAAAAACTGCGagagataaaataaaacagatcttTGACAATTAAGTGTTATAATTAGTACTATAGGACTGTTTCATTCACGGAACTGCGAGTACATACACACTAAAACTGAACAAATACTAATTACAATATCACGTGAAATTGTATACTTGTTTAATAGTGCGGGAATTATTTTTACACAATACATTAAATAAACTCCGCCGTAGAAAGTTATTGAATAGAACGCACGAATTTATCGTGCACGGGTTTATATATGTATTAAGTaactattcatttatattcttggtCGACAGGTAGTCGTGTgcattattatcccccgacgaaagtcggagggatatagttttggcgttgtccgtccgtccgtccttccgtccgtctttccgtccgcccgtccgtccttccgtctttccgtccgtccgtccgtccggaatcatatctaggaaatggttgggaatatttatttaaaacttcatatacatgttcac is a window from the Mercenaria mercenaria strain notata chromosome 7, MADL_Memer_1, whole genome shotgun sequence genome containing:
- the LOC128558281 gene encoding uncharacterized protein LOC128558281, which encodes MTVKLPKLDMCSFNGDKLRWHEFWDTFNTSVHSNKNISDIQKFNYLRGKLYGEAKSTISGLELSGDNYCISVKLLSERYGNEQELIDLHYNKIINIQSAYNSVQSLRTFLDTMERYLRSLEVLHQDINQDVFIAMIRAKLPENVLVQLEMLNGANNKWTLQSLRGRLKDYIVARERAEKKPNTNENKPKVNTGARETLVLDIRKTSMDQRQVSVQGEAYKENKEDLHLVKL
- the LOC123540116 gene encoding uncharacterized protein LOC123540116 codes for the protein MLANNVLLIQLVKTILHSVDIVEEDIGAMNVQSIGRLNRERGERNSHHRSLCHTKFKISNSSTHISGEVNNEQVYDCDSPGTPSENGSSPENVLVSSGEMILMQTVKTKVNNCQSDKSENVRILLDSGSQRSYVSESLAKRLGLKTEGTEEIHVMTFGSGRSKSVKTKISSLQIQLRNGEHMSMSVNIVPIISGFIQRKPVGQLSENANHILQSVDLADTVANGNGSCEIEMLLGNDYYLDIVLCQKLEIQPGLYLLSSKCGWILTGRTQKVDEDSYDVNMLILTHCSSLAKTCAFTGVDNLLPVKPNLEDFWKVESIGVMDNPEMSNDERAMKNFRNTLKFSQGIYQVTWPWKDEEPLLPINRELAYGRLKSTISKLQKKPELMKMYGDVIDEQLKKGIIEEVDKRLFVDDSGLLRFRGRLEHSDLTFGARYPILLQKGDTFTKLQIRKTHVELLHSGVSQTLSKIRYNYWIVRGRATVKSVIKKCYVCRRVEGGPYKMPLMPSIPKSCVSESAPFTRTGLDYLGPLFIKTQNGPKKIWVCLFTCLVTRAVHLEIAEDMTTGEFLMAFRRFISQRGSPDIVISDNALQFKAANKTLENVLRNVVHSEDVQNYAANANIKWNFIVEVSPWMGGYYERLVGLVKRTLRKTVGRTLVTNMQMQTFLKETEAVLNSRPIVYVEEDIDSCIAITPRHFLSLNRNLGLPETVKRNKSDEEYLPFESSEKEILKLWKKDHRLLDSFWQLWRNVYLLSLRERTQSKLKSGKVLSAEIPFIGEVVLIKEDLPRGCWKYGKIIDLPKSFDGKIRSAKVMVSSGRIVNRPLNLLFPLETAQHTNKTTAGIETPTGHDNLQSLNSSARKSERNAAKTARDKIKQIFDN